A portion of the Streptomyces sp. NBC_01335 genome contains these proteins:
- a CDS encoding aldehyde dehydrogenase has translation MITYDRLFIGGSWVAPSDPRLLDIASPHDQSVIGRVAQAQPADVDRAVTAARESFEEGVWRLTPPTERIAVLRRFNALREEHAERAAHLISLENGSAGWFTRAGQPGLTRQANAYFKAAEEFGWEETPAPSDPASPVRSVVRREAIGVVAAVIPWNSPFSSATSKIIPALLAGNSVVLKVSPENSLSMGFLAELLERSGLPGGVISVLPAGRETSEYLVSHPEVDKIAFTGSTRAGRRIASIAGEQLKRVSLELGGKSAAVILPDADIAAAVAGLKFGSLLNNGESCIAQTRILAPREKYEEVVGALKKLVESLRVGDPGDPDTFIGPMIRPDQQERVRDYIRLGIEEGARLVTGGPQIPEGLEKGNYVTPTVFADVDNSMRIAQEEIFGPVLVVIAYDDEDDAVRIANDSPYGLSGGIWSADEARALAVARRIRTGTLTLNGAPLAFDGPFGGFKSSGIGREYGAVGLGTYTEYKTITL, from the coding sequence ATGATCACTTACGACCGGCTTTTCATCGGCGGCTCTTGGGTGGCGCCGAGCGACCCCCGCCTGCTCGACATCGCGTCACCGCACGATCAGTCGGTGATCGGCCGCGTGGCTCAGGCGCAGCCGGCGGACGTGGACCGTGCCGTGACCGCGGCGCGGGAGTCGTTCGAGGAGGGCGTGTGGCGGCTGACCCCGCCGACGGAACGGATCGCGGTGCTGCGGCGGTTCAACGCCCTGCGCGAGGAGCACGCGGAGAGGGCCGCACACCTCATTTCGCTGGAGAACGGTTCCGCGGGATGGTTCACCCGGGCCGGGCAGCCTGGTCTGACCCGGCAGGCGAACGCCTACTTCAAGGCGGCTGAGGAGTTCGGCTGGGAGGAGACGCCCGCGCCGTCCGACCCGGCATCCCCGGTGCGCAGCGTGGTGCGCCGTGAGGCGATCGGTGTCGTGGCCGCGGTGATTCCGTGGAACTCCCCCTTCTCCTCCGCCACCTCGAAGATCATTCCAGCTCTTCTCGCCGGTAACTCCGTGGTTCTCAAGGTGTCTCCCGAGAACTCTCTGAGCATGGGCTTCCTGGCGGAGCTGCTGGAGCGGTCGGGACTGCCCGGGGGCGTGATCAGTGTCCTGCCGGCGGGCCGGGAGACCAGTGAGTACCTGGTGTCGCACCCGGAGGTCGACAAGATCGCGTTCACCGGTTCGACGCGGGCGGGTCGCCGGATCGCGTCCATCGCGGGTGAGCAGCTCAAGCGGGTCAGCCTGGAGCTGGGCGGCAAGTCCGCCGCCGTCATCCTCCCGGACGCCGACATCGCCGCGGCGGTCGCGGGCCTGAAGTTCGGTTCCCTGCTCAACAACGGCGAGTCGTGCATCGCGCAGACCAGGATCCTGGCTCCGCGCGAGAAGTACGAGGAGGTCGTCGGTGCGCTGAAGAAGCTCGTGGAGTCGCTCCGGGTCGGTGACCCCGGCGATCCGGACACGTTCATCGGTCCGATGATCCGTCCGGATCAGCAGGAACGGGTCCGCGACTACATCCGGCTCGGCATCGAGGAAGGAGCCCGGCTGGTCACCGGCGGCCCTCAGATCCCGGAAGGGCTGGAAAAGGGCAACTACGTCACCCCGACCGTCTTCGCCGACGTCGACAACTCCATGCGCATCGCCCAGGAGGAGATCTTCGGCCCGGTCCTGGTCGTCATCGCGTACGACGACGAGGACGATGCCGTCCGCATCGCCAACGACTCCCCCTACGGCCTCTCCGGCGGCATCTGGTCCGCCGACGAAGCACGCGCCCTCGCGGTCGCCCGCCGCATCCGCACCGGCACCCTCACCCTCAACGGCGCTCCCCTCGCCTTCGACGGCCCCTTCGGCGGCTTCAAGAGCAGCGGCATCGGCCGCGAATACGGCGCCGTCGGCCTCGGCACCTACACCGAATACAAGACCATCACCCTCTGA
- a CDS encoding alpha/beta fold hydrolase: MINRRSFSKAAGLSAGAATVSPAGLATANAATVPPGSSASTLPPGPTPPSGSPVPTLPLVTPGTHTGFGTLKQVKAGVLNVGYAEAGPARGPVVILLHGWPYDIHSFVDVAPLLADQGYRVIVPYVRGHGSTTFLSRRTPRTAEQSAIALDTIALMDALKIDKAVLAGFDWGARTADIIAALWPERVKALVSTTGYIITNLKAQLEPAAPAVERNWWYQWYFAGDRGKKAMENEEQRIALCRYVWTLVSPNWNFDDATFARTAEAFKNPDYAAVVLYNYRWRIGLIEGDRRYERYEKQLAAQPPIAVPTVTLDPALDPFTPPGEGASYRSHFTGPYDHRTIADVGHNLPQEAPTVFAQAVVDADHL; encoded by the coding sequence ATGATCAACAGGCGTAGCTTCAGCAAGGCCGCCGGCCTGAGCGCCGGCGCGGCCACGGTCTCGCCGGCCGGCCTGGCCACGGCGAACGCCGCGACCGTGCCGCCAGGGTCGAGCGCCTCGACCCTGCCGCCCGGGCCGACCCCGCCGAGCGGCTCACCCGTGCCCACCCTGCCGCTCGTCACCCCAGGCACGCACACCGGCTTCGGCACGCTCAAGCAGGTCAAGGCGGGTGTCCTGAACGTCGGTTACGCCGAGGCCGGGCCCGCCCGTGGCCCGGTCGTGATCCTCCTGCACGGCTGGCCGTACGACATCCACAGCTTCGTCGACGTCGCACCGCTCCTGGCCGACCAGGGCTACCGCGTCATCGTTCCCTACGTCCGCGGCCACGGCAGCACCACCTTCCTGTCGCGCCGCACCCCCCGCACCGCCGAACAGTCCGCCATCGCGCTCGACACCATCGCTCTGATGGACGCCCTCAAGATCGACAAGGCGGTCCTCGCCGGTTTCGACTGGGGCGCGCGCACCGCCGACATCATCGCCGCGCTGTGGCCCGAGCGCGTCAAGGCGCTGGTCTCCACCACCGGCTACATCATCACCAACCTCAAGGCGCAGCTGGAACCCGCCGCCCCGGCCGTCGAGCGCAACTGGTGGTACCAGTGGTACTTCGCCGGCGACCGCGGCAAGAAGGCCATGGAGAACGAGGAGCAGCGCATCGCGCTGTGCCGCTACGTATGGACCCTCGTCTCTCCCAACTGGAACTTCGACGACGCCACCTTCGCGCGGACCGCCGAGGCCTTCAAGAACCCCGACTACGCCGCCGTCGTCCTCTACAACTACCGCTGGCGCATCGGCCTGATCGAGGGCGACCGACGCTACGAGCGATACGAGAAGCAGCTCGCCGCGCAGCCCCCGATCGCCGTTCCCACCGTCACCCTCGACCCGGCGCTCGACCCCTTCACCCCGCCCGGCGAAGGCGCCTCCTACCGCAGCCACTTCACCGGGCCCTACGACCACCGCACCATCGCGGACGTCGGCCACAACCTGCCGCAGGAGGCGCCCACCGTCTTC